GACGTTTTGTTGCGGATATATTTGCTTGCTTATATTTACCTGAATTTCAGGACCGTAGACAAGTCCTATATTGGTTGCAACCGTATTTGGAGGCAAAAGAAGTTTTACTTGCTGGTAAGGCAATACCGGCTGACCTAAAGGAGCAGTAAGCAATGTGTTGTTAAATTTAATTACCTGAAATTCGTTTATGTTTTCTATTGTAGGAGTTTCAAAATAGTAGGTTTTTTGCAATTGTTGGGCAACTCCTATGTTTAAACATAAAATGCTTATTAGTAGTGCGATAAAGTTTTTGTAGTTCATGTGCTGTAAATCTTCTTTTAATTAATAATTTTCGGTTGAGGTTAATTACATAAAGAGCCGTCATATAAACGACAGCTCTTTATGAATATTGTTTTTAAACCATTGGTTTTAGTGTCTGATAATAACTTTTGAACTTAACGAGCGGTTGTTACGTACAACTTTAACAACGTAAACTCCTGAAGGAACATTTGTTACGTCAAGAGCAACAACGTCAGAGTTTCTGTTAGGATTATCTATTGATTTTATTACTTGTCCTAAGGTGTTTACCAATTGAATTTTGCTAATTTCGCTCATATCTTTTGATTTTACGATAATTCTGTCGCTAGCCGGATTCGGGTAAACTTCAACAACTTCAATAGATTTATATTCAACGCCAACATTATTATATTCGGTTGTAAAAGTTGTGGAAGTGGCAATAGTATGAACACCTGCATAATTCATAAGTTCATCAATTTTTACATAGTATTGTTGTAGCGATTTTAGTTTTTCTGTAGGATAAATAGTGATTACTTTGTTATCCGAACTTATTTCGGCTGTAAATTCAACATCTTCTCCAAAACTATTATTTTCTTTAAACGTAATAACATTTTGGAGGTTGCTGCTATTTAGTAGCGAACCGTTTGTGTTTCTAACAGGTTGACGGAAATTAATAACTATAGAATCAAATATAGAAACATCTGTAGCACCATTTTGAGGATAAAATTTAAGTATCGAACCTGTTTCGGATGAATAATTAGATGTTAAAATATCTTTTGTTGTGTATTTCTGCAAGAAAACAACAACACTAAGGTCGTCCATTTCTTCAACGTGAGTTCCAACCATATTTACATTATGGGTAAAGTTTAGGGTTTCGTTAGCAGGAATTACTATATTTTTTCCGTTAGCATCGGGAACCATTTTCATCATAACATGTTGGAATTTTGTTTCTCCATTAGAACCAACGTTTCCGGTAGTTTCATTTTCAATAATTACAATATGCAAAGTGTAATTACCATATTCATAAATTGATCTTATGTTGCAGTCTATATAAACATTGTTGCCAGAAATTTCGTGTTGCGATTGAATATCAAGGTAAACCATAGTTTGAGCCGAAGTGTTTAAAACTTGTGTCATTGCAGCGGTGTTTGTTGCGCAAACTTTTCCGTTGGCATACAAATCGGGTACGGCGTTAACACCATAGTAGCCTCTTCTAACTCCTCCTTCGGCAGTATAGTATGGGTCGCCTGAGCCGGGCCAGCTCATTTGATATTTTATTAAACAAATTTCATCAGCATGTATATTTGCAAATGGAGTCATAGTTGAATTGTTAAAGTTTGCACATGGACCGCAGGTGCTACTTGTAAACTCTTCGTAAAGCGCACGTTGGTACCTAATGAATTCGGGTACGGTATAGTTTCTTGTTAAGGTGTCGTTGTCGGGATTATCGTCGCCTGTAGTGCTTCCGTTCACATCCGAAACCCAAACTTTTATTTGGTGTTGACCCATTTCGGCAATAAGCGAATCAGCGAAATAATAATTTGCAGCATCTCCTATTTTTAAATTAAGACCGCTAAGTGAGGTTGTACGAACAGTTCCGTTGCCGTCAACTTCGTAGCTTACATTAGCAGTATTAACAACTGTTTTTCCTAAGTTTACAATTTTTCCACTAACAGACTGATTTCCGGTAAAAAGATTAGGCAGGTTAAGTGAAGATAGAGACACGTCTAAGTTAAGAGGGACAACAACTTCAATATCGTCTATAGCCCATAATGCCATAGCCGTACTCGAACCTTCAACTTTTATACAAAATTGAAATGTAGAAACACCGACATCACTATTATTTACAACAATAGTAACTGTTTCGGGACCAATGTCATTCGTGGCACTTTCTACCCACACTTCGTGCCAGGGTGAGC
This genomic interval from Lentimicrobiaceae bacterium contains the following:
- a CDS encoding T9SS type A sorting domain-containing protein, with protein sequence NSSMRFISPQINTTGLTEIIISFKHFFDHASTNANPFKLSVETRKTTSSPWHEVWVESATNDIGPETVTIVVNNSDVGVSTFQFCIKVEGSSTAMALWAIDDIEVVVPLNLDVSLSSLNLPNLFTGNQSVSGKIVNLGKTVVNTANVSYEVDGNGTVRTTSLSGLNLKIGDAANYYFADSLIAEMGQHQIKVWVSDVNGSTTGDDNPDNDTLTRNYTVPEFIRYQRALYEEFTSSTCGPCANFNNSTMTPFANIHADEICLIKYQMSWPGSGDPYYTAEGGVRRGYYGVNAVPDLYANGKVCATNTAAMTQVLNTSAQTMVYLDIQSQHEISGNNVYIDCNIRSIYEYGNYTLHIVIIENETTGNVGSNGETKFQHVMMKMVPDANGKNIVIPANETLNFTHNVNMVGTHVEEMDDLSVVVFLQKYTTKDILTSNYSSETGSILKFYPQNGATDVSIFDSIVINFRQPVRNTNGSLLNSSNLQNVITFKENNSFGEDVEFTAEISSDNKVITIYPTEKLKSLQQYYVKIDELMNYAGVHTIATSTTFTTEYNNVGVEYKSIEVVEVYPNPASDRIIVKSKDMSEISKIQLVNTLGQVIKSIDNPNRNSDVVALDVTNVPSGVYVVKVVRNNRSLSSKVIIRH